One Gemmatimonadales bacterium DNA window includes the following coding sequences:
- the nth gene encoding endonuclease III: MATRPGKPRKPARGRARTAARPSRTPRGKQPARGSGARSAAGKAAGRGKPARGRPVPPAAERIGQIIARLQRRYPDARCSLDHRDPLELLVATILSAQCTDARVNLVTRDLFRKYRTAGDYAITDPAVFEAEIRSTGFFRNKTKSVIGMAQGLVERFDGQVPDTMDDLTSLPGVGRKTANVVLGNAFGKDEGVVVDTHVARISQLLGLTKEADPVKIEQDLMRVVPKRSWTLFPHLLIHHGRAVCIARRPRCGECPVADLCPSAEV; encoded by the coding sequence ATGGCCACGAGACCCGGGAAGCCCAGGAAGCCGGCGCGCGGCCGCGCGCGCACCGCGGCTCGTCCGAGCCGGACCCCACGGGGCAAGCAGCCGGCGCGCGGCTCCGGCGCCCGTTCCGCCGCCGGGAAGGCCGCGGGCCGCGGGAAGCCGGCGCGGGGACGCCCGGTGCCGCCGGCGGCGGAGCGCATCGGCCAGATCATCGCCCGCCTGCAGCGCCGCTATCCCGACGCCCGCTGCTCGCTCGACCACCGTGACCCGCTGGAGCTGCTGGTCGCGACGATCCTCTCGGCCCAGTGCACGGACGCGCGCGTCAACCTGGTGACCCGGGACCTGTTCCGGAAGTACCGGACGGCGGGCGACTACGCGATCACCGACCCCGCGGTGTTCGAGGCCGAGATCCGCAGCACCGGCTTCTTCCGCAACAAGACGAAGAGCGTGATCGGGATGGCGCAGGGCCTCGTCGAGCGCTTCGATGGCCAGGTGCCGGACACGATGGACGACCTGACCTCGCTGCCGGGCGTGGGACGGAAGACGGCGAACGTGGTGCTCGGCAACGCCTTCGGGAAGGACGAAGGCGTGGTGGTGGACACCCACGTGGCGCGCATCTCGCAGCTCCTCGGCCTGACCAAGGAGGCGGATCCCGTGAAGATCGAGCAGGACCTGATGCGTGTCGTGCCCAAGCGGTCGTGGACCCTCTTCCCGCACCTGCTCATCCACCACGGGCG